The following are encoded together in the Pedobacter steynii genome:
- a CDS encoding chromate resistance protein ChrB domain-containing protein: MNWITRERPKIDRIACPWLIRNFIDSDAHFFYVPFDQVIEKAAALNAIPFDVPGVELTHQQDQCTFDALIKKYQLNDPALHAMAPIVRAADTDQHHLSNQAAGLWAIAAGMSYNIKDDLELLQAGTVIYDALYTWAKHLQDVKHTESPVEQLLVDVYQKYLKKGKTGKIPAWATELKTIIQDQIDTNLALSLTGVSQELKVNPAYVSREFSKYFDNLSFGEYIRKLRIDKAIVFMDTSDYSFSEIAYLTGFSDQSHFARIFKQETGLTPSAYRKNALKGKIHPNS, encoded by the coding sequence GTGAATTGGATTACCCGCGAAAGACCGAAAATAGATCGCATAGCTTGTCCGTGGTTAATCAGGAACTTTATTGATAGCGATGCTCATTTTTTTTACGTTCCATTTGATCAGGTTATAGAAAAAGCCGCAGCATTAAACGCCATTCCTTTTGATGTCCCTGGCGTTGAATTGACACATCAACAGGATCAATGCACTTTTGATGCCCTTATCAAAAAGTATCAGCTAAACGATCCCGCACTTCATGCAATGGCCCCGATTGTAAGGGCAGCCGATACGGATCAGCACCACCTGTCAAATCAGGCTGCTGGTTTATGGGCAATTGCAGCTGGCATGTCTTATAACATCAAAGATGACTTAGAATTGCTCCAAGCCGGGACAGTGATCTACGATGCGCTATATACCTGGGCAAAACACCTTCAGGATGTAAAACATACAGAAAGTCCGGTTGAACAGCTTTTAGTTGATGTTTATCAGAAGTACCTTAAAAAAGGAAAGACTGGAAAAATACCTGCCTGGGCGACAGAATTAAAAACGATTATACAAGATCAGATTGATACAAATCTTGCCCTCAGCTTAACCGGGGTCTCCCAGGAATTAAAGGTAAACCCAGCCTATGTTTCCAGAGAGTTTTCTAAATATTTTGATAACCTCTCATTTGGGGAATATATCCGAAAACTCAGGATAGATAAAGCCATTGTGTTCATGGATACTTCTGATTATTCCTTTTCTGAAATTGCCTACCTAACAGGTTTTTCAGACCAAAGCCACTTTGCCCGCATTTTTAAACAGGAAACAGGTTTAACTCCTTCAGCCTACAGAAAGAATGCTTTAAAAGGTAAAATACATCCCAATAGTTAA
- a CDS encoding lmo0937 family membrane protein — protein MGNLLYTVAVILVIIWAISFFGGFYTGGIIHALVVIAIIAVVLGLVRRA, from the coding sequence ATGGGAAATTTGCTTTATACCGTCGCAGTTATTTTAGTTATCATTTGGGCCATTAGTTTCTTTGGCGGTTTTTATACAGGCGGAATCATCCACGCCCTGGTCGTGATTGCTATCATAGCCGTTGTACTTGGTCTCGTACGAAGAGCCTAA
- a CDS encoding DUF1810 domain-containing protein, whose translation MEAHQLERFITAQKAVYQTALAELQAGRKQGHWMWYIFPQIQGLGFTETSRHYAIEDLSEATEYLAHRVLGPRLILMCNTLLELQTSDAHQIFGSPDDLKLKSSMTLFSAVPDTDPVFEKVLQKFYNGLKDHITLKILKLQNV comes from the coding sequence ATGGAAGCGCACCAACTGGAACGATTTATTACCGCACAAAAGGCGGTCTACCAGACCGCATTGGCTGAACTGCAGGCCGGCAGGAAACAGGGTCATTGGATGTGGTATATTTTTCCTCAAATCCAGGGGCTGGGCTTTACAGAAACCTCCAGGCATTATGCTATCGAGGATTTAAGCGAAGCAACCGAATACCTCGCTCATCGGGTATTAGGTCCGAGGCTGATTTTAATGTGTAATACGCTGCTGGAATTACAAACCAGCGATGCACACCAGATATTTGGCAGTCCGGACGACCTGAAGTTAAAATCCAGCATGACCTTATTCTCAGCCGTACCCGATACAGATCCGGTTTTTGAAAAGGTCCTGCAAAAATTCTATAATGGCTTAAAAGACCACATCACCTTAAAAATACTGAAGTTACAAAACGTTTAA
- a CDS encoding DUF4142 domain-containing protein — MKTINISKFSAALLIFAGFAACQNTDKSANAQQDSATVGSDSLRMNDSLKASNNVTHESDVDDDGAAFMDTAALGGMMEVDLGKLALEKSRNEQVRKFASQMVADHTKANSDLKTVAAKLKHLLPLEYPAEVKTHMDAMKNLKGKDFDTHYMGMMVTDHGKTLDLFRSVSGLDSEIKDFAARTLPVLEKHNQMAKEINASLK; from the coding sequence ATGAAAACTATAAACATTTCAAAATTTAGCGCAGCCCTGTTGATCTTTGCAGGCTTTGCCGCTTGTCAGAATACCGATAAAAGTGCGAACGCGCAACAGGACAGTGCAACGGTCGGAAGCGATTCCTTGCGAATGAATGACAGTTTAAAGGCCTCTAATAACGTGACGCACGAAAGTGACGTAGATGATGACGGAGCAGCCTTTATGGACACTGCGGCCCTCGGTGGAATGATGGAAGTTGACCTCGGAAAACTTGCCCTTGAAAAATCCCGTAATGAGCAGGTCAGGAAATTTGCCAGTCAAATGGTCGCAGATCATACCAAAGCCAACTCAGATCTTAAAACAGTGGCAGCAAAATTGAAACACCTGTTACCACTTGAGTACCCTGCAGAGGTAAAGACGCATATGGATGCGATGAAAAACCTTAAGGGAAAGGATTTTGATACTCATTATATGGGCATGATGGTGACCGACCATGGTAAAACACTAGACCTCTTCAGGTCCGTCAGCGGTCTGGATTCTGAAATAAAAGACTTTGCTGCACGCACTTTACCAGTTTTGGAAAAACATAACCAGATGGCTAAGGAGATAAACGCTTCCCTGAAGTAA
- a CDS encoding chromate transporter: MKKELIIKPAYSRSDLATYFLKLGTWGFGGPVALVGYMHRDLVENRKWITEEEYKEGLALSQLAPGPLAAQLGIYVGFVHYGLIGATLAGLAFVLPSFVMVLLLGIGYKLYSGLPGMQAVFYGVSASVIGIIAISAYKLTIKSVSSLDIGAIKSKWLLWIFYALGVVVTVITEKEDILLFIGCGLIYMVVKSPPKWIRCTAAVPSVILLGIGFWHDDGKNLQEIGWFFLKAGAFVFGSGLAIVPFLHSGVVQGFGWLTEQEFLDAVAVAMITPGPVVITVAFIGYLVAGFPGACVAALATFLPCYIFTIALAPGFKKIAKNTSIKAFVDGITAVVIGALVGAVIIIATRAIVDIPTALIAIFSMLALIYLKKIKEPHLILASAIIGIVLSR, translated from the coding sequence ATGAAAAAAGAACTGATCATTAAACCGGCCTATTCAAGAAGTGATTTGGCTACCTACTTTTTAAAATTAGGCACCTGGGGTTTTGGAGGTCCGGTTGCCCTTGTCGGCTATATGCACCGTGACCTGGTAGAAAACAGGAAATGGATTACTGAAGAAGAATATAAAGAAGGACTTGCCCTGTCACAACTGGCACCAGGGCCATTAGCTGCCCAACTTGGTATCTATGTAGGCTTTGTCCATTATGGACTAATCGGCGCTACTTTAGCCGGACTTGCTTTTGTACTCCCCTCTTTTGTTATGGTCCTGTTATTGGGCATCGGATATAAACTATATAGTGGCTTACCGGGGATGCAAGCTGTGTTTTATGGAGTAAGCGCCTCCGTCATTGGCATCATCGCCATCAGTGCCTACAAGCTGACCATTAAATCGGTGAGTAGCCTTGATATTGGAGCAATCAAATCCAAATGGCTCCTTTGGATTTTTTATGCACTTGGGGTTGTGGTTACGGTCATCACTGAAAAGGAAGATATTTTGTTGTTTATTGGATGTGGTCTGATTTACATGGTAGTCAAATCCCCACCGAAATGGATCAGGTGTACTGCAGCTGTACCATCAGTAATTTTATTGGGTATTGGATTTTGGCATGATGACGGAAAGAACTTGCAGGAAATCGGTTGGTTCTTCCTAAAGGCGGGTGCATTCGTGTTTGGCAGCGGTCTGGCTATTGTTCCCTTTTTACATAGCGGAGTAGTTCAGGGATTCGGATGGCTGACAGAACAGGAATTTTTGGATGCTGTGGCTGTAGCGATGATCACACCGGGACCGGTTGTCATCACGGTGGCGTTTATTGGTTATTTGGTTGCTGGTTTCCCCGGAGCCTGCGTTGCCGCTTTAGCGACTTTTTTACCCTGTTACATTTTTACCATAGCGTTGGCACCCGGCTTTAAAAAGATCGCAAAAAACACCAGTATCAAGGCATTTGTAGACGGAATTACAGCAGTAGTAATTGGTGCATTGGTTGGTGCAGTAATCATTATCGCTACACGCGCAATTGTAGATATTCCTACCGCCCTAATCGCGATATTCAGTATGCTGGCTTTGATTTACCTAAAAAAAATAAAAGAACCGCATCTCATACTCGCATCGGCTATAATTGGAATAGTACTTAGCAGGTAA
- a CDS encoding SRPBCC family protein: MKNELNNQIMERLTTFGLATTGKENIDKGERIVSLLAGGWLLYKSLKKMGKHPFLGLQGAAAGGLMLYRGATGVCPLYKQLDKDTTDPQAINITEDIVVNAPRDKVYAFWRELSNLPKFMKHLKSVDELSDEVSLWKANTPGGLIDLNWNAGITREEVGEYLGWQSLEGSMIDNAGKVEFRETLNGTGTELHVEIDYFPPAGSVGRGITSLFNGIFERMIREDIQRFKSYAEETDFKRYAGLAL; this comes from the coding sequence ATGAAAAATGAACTCAACAATCAAATTATGGAACGCCTGACGACATTCGGGCTGGCCACTACCGGAAAAGAGAACATCGACAAGGGCGAAAGAATCGTTTCCCTGCTTGCTGGGGGCTGGCTATTGTATAAGAGTCTGAAAAAAATGGGCAAACATCCTTTCCTGGGACTTCAAGGTGCAGCCGCAGGCGGGCTGATGCTCTACCGCGGAGCAACCGGAGTATGCCCTTTATACAAGCAACTGGATAAAGATACTACAGATCCTCAGGCGATCAACATTACAGAAGACATTGTGGTCAATGCGCCAAGAGATAAAGTTTACGCGTTCTGGAGGGAGCTTTCGAACCTGCCTAAGTTTATGAAGCATTTGAAGAGTGTAGATGAGCTCAGCGATGAGGTTTCGCTTTGGAAAGCCAATACACCGGGTGGATTGATAGACCTGAACTGGAATGCCGGGATTACCCGTGAAGAGGTAGGTGAATACCTGGGCTGGCAATCTCTGGAAGGATCCATGATCGACAATGCGGGTAAGGTGGAATTCCGGGAAACCCTAAACGGTACCGGCACTGAACTTCACGTAGAAATTGATTATTTCCCGCCGGCAGGCAGCGTGGGCAGAGGAATTACTTCTTTGTTTAACGGCATATTCGAGCGTATGATCCGGGAGGATATCCAACGCTTCAAAAGCTATGCAGAAGAAACCGATTTCAAACGCTACGCAGGACTGGCTTTGTAA